From the Kitasatospora viridis genome, one window contains:
- a CDS encoding carbohydrate ABC transporter permease, which yields MPSRPPRTHRRSTPWLLIAPALGWLAVFSLWPALNTAVLSFTNVHTLSGGQFIGPHNYQLMWQDPQLRDAIVNTLVFMAVCVPLLTFLPLLLALLVQRTLPFMGFFRTVFYFPVIASAVVVALIWQWLLDDRGLVNGLARQAGLVHSAVPFLTDRWLLLASAIALTVWKGLGYYMVLYLSALGNVRRELHEAAAVDGAGAVRRFWAVTVPGVRGTMALVSVLIAVSAMRVFTELYVLGGRTGGVGGQDVSLVMLIQQAAAGSDGRLGYASALSVFLFVLTVGPLLLLARWNRRTD from the coding sequence ATGCCGTCACGTCCGCCGCGGACCCACCGCCGGTCCACCCCCTGGCTGCTGATCGCGCCGGCGCTCGGCTGGCTGGCCGTCTTCAGCCTCTGGCCCGCGCTCAACACCGCGGTGCTCTCCTTCACCAACGTGCACACCCTGAGCGGCGGGCAGTTCATCGGGCCGCACAACTACCAACTGATGTGGCAGGACCCGCAGCTGCGCGACGCGATCGTCAACACCCTGGTCTTCATGGCCGTCTGCGTCCCGCTGCTGACCTTCCTGCCGCTGCTGCTGGCCCTGCTGGTGCAGCGCACCCTGCCGTTCATGGGCTTCTTCCGGACCGTCTTCTACTTCCCGGTGATCGCCTCCGCCGTGGTGGTGGCGCTGATCTGGCAGTGGCTGCTGGACGACCGCGGCCTGGTCAACGGGCTGGCCCGGCAGGCCGGCCTGGTCCACTCGGCCGTGCCGTTCCTCACCGACCGCTGGCTGCTGCTGGCCAGCGCGATCGCGCTGACGGTCTGGAAGGGCCTCGGCTACTACATGGTGCTCTACCTCTCCGCGCTCGGGAACGTGCGCCGGGAGCTGCACGAGGCGGCCGCGGTGGACGGCGCGGGCGCGGTGCGCCGGTTCTGGGCCGTCACCGTGCCCGGGGTGCGCGGCACCATGGCGCTGGTCTCGGTGCTGATCGCGGTCAGCGCGATGCGGGTGTTCACCGAGCTGTACGTGCTGGGCGGGCGCACCGGCGGGGTGGGCGGCCAGGACGTCTCGCTGGTGATGCTGATCCAGCAGGCCGCCGCCGGCAGCGACGGCCGGCTCGGCTACGCCTCCGCGCTCAGCGTCTTCCTCTTCGTGCTCACCGTCGGCCCGCTGCTGCTGCTCGCCCGCTGGAACCGGAGGACGGACTGA
- a CDS encoding carbohydrate ABC transporter permease, producing the protein MRHHHRRRSPVFDAVTPLGLTVRYLTLLAVLAITVGPMLWELSTSLKAITEDVYTASPHLLPRHPTLGNYGRVGRLIPIGHFALNSALVAVIDVAGNLAGATAAGYALARLSFRGRRLVLGLFLSTLVLPGEVTIISQYQTVTRLGLGDSLLGVALPSVIGALNVLLMRNAFLAVPAELEEAAVIDGATVWQRLRFIALPAVKGTLSVIAILTFIGAWDDFLWPLLVLQSPDKLTLTVGLSYLQGAFTADPRTIAAGAMIALLPVLALFVALQRYFFRGVGEGAVKG; encoded by the coding sequence ATGAGGCATCACCACCGGCGCCGCTCACCGGTCTTCGACGCGGTGACCCCGCTCGGACTGACGGTGCGCTACCTGACCCTGCTGGCCGTGCTGGCGATCACCGTCGGGCCGATGCTCTGGGAGCTTTCCACCTCGCTGAAGGCGATCACCGAGGACGTCTACACCGCCAGCCCGCACCTGCTCCCCCGGCACCCGACCCTGGGCAACTACGGCCGGGTGGGCCGGCTGATCCCGATCGGCCACTTCGCGCTCAACTCGGCACTGGTCGCGGTGATCGACGTGGCCGGCAACCTGGCGGGCGCGACCGCCGCCGGCTACGCGCTGGCCCGACTGAGCTTCCGCGGCCGGCGCCTGGTGCTCGGGCTCTTCCTGTCCACCCTGGTGCTGCCGGGCGAGGTGACGATCATCTCGCAGTACCAGACGGTGACCCGGCTGGGCCTGGGCGACTCGCTGCTCGGCGTGGCCCTGCCCAGCGTGATCGGCGCGCTGAACGTGCTGCTGATGCGCAATGCCTTCCTGGCCGTCCCGGCCGAGTTGGAGGAGGCGGCGGTGATCGACGGCGCCACGGTCTGGCAGCGGCTGCGGTTCATCGCGCTGCCCGCCGTCAAGGGCACCCTGAGCGTGATCGCCATCCTCACCTTCATCGGCGCCTGGGACGACTTCCTCTGGCCGCTGCTGGTGCTGCAGAGCCCCGACAAGCTCACCCTCACGGTCGGACTCTCCTACCTGCAAGGCGCGTTCACCGCCGACCCGCGCACCATCGCGGCCGGCGCGATGATCGCCCTGCTGCCCGTGCTCGCGCTCTTCGTGGCGCTCCAGCGGTACTTCTTCCGCGGCGTCGGCGAGGGCGCCGTCAAGGGCTGA
- a CDS encoding glycoside hydrolase 5 family protein produces MTHSPAAPRFGVNYTPSRGWFHHWLDFDLDPVRRDLDAIAALGLDHLRVFPLWPLFQPNRTLIRPRALEQLAALVDAAGERGLDVAVDGLQGHLSSFDFLPSWTTTWHRRNLFTDPDVVGAQAAYLEALAGALAERPNFLGLTVGNEVNQFSGDPHPDPDRITPAQAADWLTRLLAACERGAPGRLHLHASYDAAFYQDDHPFTPAHSARLGAVTAVHSWVFNGTAQRYGADSVAGAQHAAYLVELSKAWAGQPHRPVWLQEVGAPAPHVAADRAGEFTRRTVAAVLDCPDLWGVTWWCSHDVDRSLADFPELEYSLGLLTTEQRVKPAGRALAGALAAARDDWHPPRPRTTALVLDLPDAAPKRSTCGPGGAFFEAFMRLAADGARPTVLLAERVADHAGLSARGITEIVTVEDVS; encoded by the coding sequence ATGACGCATTCCCCCGCCGCACCGCGGTTCGGCGTCAACTACACCCCGAGCCGAGGGTGGTTCCACCACTGGCTGGACTTCGACCTGGACCCGGTGCGCCGCGACCTGGACGCGATCGCCGCGCTCGGCCTCGACCACCTGCGGGTGTTCCCGCTCTGGCCGCTCTTCCAGCCGAACCGCACGCTGATCCGCCCCCGCGCGCTGGAGCAGCTGGCCGCCCTGGTGGACGCGGCCGGCGAGCGCGGCCTGGACGTCGCGGTGGACGGCCTGCAGGGCCACCTGTCCAGCTTCGACTTCCTGCCGAGCTGGACCACCACCTGGCACCGCCGCAACCTGTTCACCGACCCGGACGTGGTCGGCGCCCAGGCCGCCTACCTGGAGGCGCTGGCCGGCGCGCTGGCCGAGCGGCCGAACTTCCTCGGCCTGACCGTGGGCAACGAGGTCAACCAGTTCTCCGGCGACCCGCACCCCGACCCGGACCGGATCACCCCCGCCCAGGCGGCCGACTGGCTGACCCGGCTGCTGGCCGCCTGCGAGCGCGGCGCCCCGGGCCGGCTGCACCTGCACGCCTCCTACGACGCCGCCTTCTACCAGGACGACCACCCCTTCACCCCCGCGCACTCGGCCCGGCTCGGCGCGGTCACGGCCGTGCACTCCTGGGTGTTCAACGGCACCGCCCAGCGCTACGGCGCCGACTCGGTGGCCGGCGCCCAGCACGCCGCCTACCTGGTCGAGCTGAGCAAGGCCTGGGCCGGGCAGCCGCACCGCCCGGTCTGGCTGCAGGAGGTCGGCGCGCCGGCCCCGCACGTCGCCGCCGACCGGGCCGGCGAGTTCACCCGCCGGACGGTGGCCGCCGTGCTGGACTGCCCGGACCTGTGGGGCGTCACCTGGTGGTGCTCGCACGACGTGGACCGCTCGCTCGCCGACTTCCCCGAACTGGAGTACAGCCTGGGTCTGTTGACCACCGAGCAGCGGGTCAAGCCGGCCGGGCGGGCGCTGGCCGGCGCGCTGGCCGCCGCCCGGGACGACTGGCACCCGCCCCGCCCGCGCACCACCGCCCTGGTGCTGGACCTGCCGGACGCCGCGCCGAAGCGCTCGACCTGCGGCCCCGGCGGCGCCTTCTTCGAGGCCTTCATGCGCCTGGCCGCCGACGGCGCCCGCCCCACCGTGCTGCTGGCCGAGCGCGTGGCGGACCACGCGGGGCTGTCCGCCCGGGGTATCACCGAGATCGTCACCGTCGAAGACGTCAGCTGA
- a CDS encoding alpha-mannosidase, protein MHDDRTLVEARLKRVLDERVRPALYPASVPLTAGIWTAPGEPVPVAEGLAAPRSPIAAGERWGAPWSTSWLTVSGTVPAEWAGRCVEALIDLGFDKNMPGFQCEGLVYRPDGSPVKGINPNNQWVRIADRAVGGEQVLLHVEAAANPVILDYHPFLPTELGDKATAGSEPQYRLARLDLAVLDQTVWELVLDLEVAGELMAELPVDGARRWELLRAVERALDALDLQDVNTTAAAARAELAGALAVPAAPAAHRISAVGHAHIDSAWLWPLRETVRKVARTTANMTALLADHPEFVYTMSQAQQYAWIKEHRPEVYAKVKQAVAEGRFVPAGGMWVESDTNMPGSEAMARQFVHGKRFFLEEFGTENEEAWLPDTFGFTGGLPQIIKAAGAKWLLTQKISWSQVNSFPHHTFWWEGIDGTRIFTHFPPVDTYNCSLKGSELAHAERNFKEKGRATRSLAPTGWGDGGGGTTREMLGKAARLRDLAGSPTVRWEKPAEFFAAAQAEYPDPPVWVGELYLELHRATLTSQAKTKQGNRASENLLREAELWAATAALRAGFAYPYQELDRIWKTVLLHQFHDILPGSSIAWVHREAEATYARVAAELTGVIEAAQRALAGEGEAELVFNSAPHHRCGVPAGGAAPAAAPTGDCTLRPRAGGGFVLANALLRVEVDGRGLLVSVHDLVGQRETIAPGAAANLLQLHPDFPNMWDAWDVDQFYRNTGTDLTGVDELTVLADKPEAVAVRVTRSFGSSTVTQTVTLAAGTNRLDLDTEVDWHEREKFLKLAFPLDLHADRYAAETQFGHQYRPTHTNTSWEAAKFEACNHRFTHFAEPGWGVALVTASTYGHDVTRTVRATDAGTTTTVRASLLRAPRFPDPHTDQGRHRFRHALVPGATIADAVREGHLVNLPERRLPGAGPVAPLVELAGEEAVLSAVKLADDGSGDLVVRLYQATGARTRTTLRTDLPVRRVHACDLLERPLADGHPELGDGELELVLRPFQLVTLRMVL, encoded by the coding sequence ATGCACGACGACCGCACCCTGGTCGAGGCCCGGCTCAAGCGCGTGCTCGACGAGCGCGTCCGGCCCGCCCTCTACCCCGCTTCGGTCCCGCTCACCGCCGGCATCTGGACCGCACCGGGAGAACCGGTCCCGGTCGCCGAGGGCCTGGCGGCCCCGCGCAGCCCGATCGCGGCCGGCGAGCGCTGGGGCGCGCCCTGGAGCACCAGCTGGCTGACCGTCTCCGGCACCGTGCCGGCCGAGTGGGCCGGGCGGTGCGTCGAGGCGCTGATCGACCTGGGCTTCGACAAGAACATGCCCGGCTTCCAGTGCGAGGGCCTGGTCTACCGGCCGGACGGCAGCCCGGTGAAGGGCATCAACCCGAACAACCAGTGGGTGCGGATCGCCGACCGCGCGGTCGGCGGCGAGCAGGTGCTGCTGCACGTGGAGGCCGCCGCCAATCCGGTGATCCTGGACTACCACCCGTTTCTGCCGACCGAGTTGGGCGACAAGGCGACGGCCGGCAGCGAGCCGCAGTACCGGCTGGCCCGGCTGGACCTGGCGGTGCTCGACCAGACGGTCTGGGAGCTGGTGCTCGACCTGGAGGTGGCCGGCGAGCTGATGGCCGAGCTGCCGGTCGACGGCGCCCGGCGCTGGGAGCTGCTGCGCGCGGTCGAACGGGCGCTGGACGCGCTCGACCTCCAGGACGTCAACACCACGGCGGCCGCCGCCCGGGCCGAGCTGGCCGGCGCGCTGGCCGTGCCGGCCGCGCCCGCCGCGCACCGGATCAGCGCCGTCGGCCACGCCCACATCGACTCCGCCTGGCTCTGGCCGCTGCGCGAGACGGTCCGCAAGGTGGCCCGCACCACCGCCAACATGACCGCCCTGCTGGCCGACCACCCCGAGTTCGTCTACACCATGTCACAGGCCCAGCAGTACGCCTGGATCAAGGAGCACCGCCCCGAGGTCTACGCCAAGGTGAAGCAGGCGGTGGCCGAGGGCCGGTTCGTGCCGGCCGGCGGCATGTGGGTGGAGTCCGACACCAACATGCCCGGCTCGGAGGCGATGGCCCGTCAGTTCGTGCACGGCAAGCGGTTCTTCCTGGAGGAGTTCGGCACGGAGAACGAGGAGGCCTGGCTGCCGGACACCTTCGGCTTCACCGGCGGCCTGCCGCAGATCATCAAGGCGGCCGGCGCCAAGTGGCTGCTGACCCAGAAGATCTCCTGGAGCCAGGTCAACTCCTTCCCGCACCACACCTTCTGGTGGGAGGGCATCGACGGCACCCGGATCTTCACCCACTTCCCGCCCGTGGACACCTACAACTGCTCCCTGAAGGGCAGCGAACTAGCCCACGCGGAGCGCAACTTCAAGGAGAAGGGCCGGGCCACCCGGTCACTGGCGCCGACCGGCTGGGGCGACGGCGGGGGCGGCACGACGCGCGAGATGCTCGGCAAGGCGGCCCGGCTGCGCGACCTGGCCGGCTCCCCGACGGTACGCTGGGAGAAGCCGGCCGAGTTCTTCGCCGCCGCCCAGGCCGAGTACCCCGATCCGCCGGTCTGGGTGGGCGAGCTCTACCTGGAGCTGCACCGGGCCACCCTGACCAGCCAGGCGAAGACCAAGCAGGGCAACCGGGCCAGCGAGAACCTGCTGCGGGAGGCCGAGCTGTGGGCCGCCACCGCCGCACTGCGGGCCGGCTTCGCCTACCCGTACCAGGAGTTGGACCGGATCTGGAAGACCGTGCTGCTGCACCAGTTCCACGACATCCTGCCCGGCTCCTCGATCGCCTGGGTGCACCGGGAGGCCGAGGCGACCTACGCCCGGGTGGCCGCCGAGCTGACCGGCGTCATCGAGGCCGCCCAGCGCGCACTGGCCGGCGAGGGCGAGGCCGAGCTGGTCTTCAACTCCGCGCCGCACCACCGCTGCGGAGTCCCGGCCGGCGGCGCCGCCCCCGCCGCGGCGCCGACCGGCGACTGCACGCTGCGCCCGCGCGCGGGCGGCGGCTTCGTGCTGGCCAACGCGCTGCTCCGGGTCGAGGTGGACGGGCGCGGCCTGCTGGTCTCCGTCCACGACCTGGTCGGACAGCGCGAGACGATCGCCCCCGGCGCCGCCGCCAACCTGCTGCAACTCCACCCGGACTTCCCGAACATGTGGGACGCCTGGGACGTGGACCAGTTCTACCGCAACACCGGCACCGACCTGACCGGCGTCGACGAGCTGACGGTGCTCGCCGACAAGCCGGAGGCCGTCGCCGTCCGGGTGACCCGCTCGTTCGGCTCCTCCACGGTCACCCAGACCGTCACCCTGGCCGCCGGCACCAACCGGCTCGACCTGGACACCGAGGTGGACTGGCACGAGCGGGAGAAGTTCCTCAAGCTCGCCTTCCCGCTCGACCTGCACGCCGACCGGTACGCGGCCGAAACCCAGTTCGGCCACCAGTACCGGCCCACCCACACCAACACCAGCTGGGAGGCCGCCAAGTTCGAGGCCTGCAACCACCGCTTCACCCACTTCGCCGAGCCCGGCTGGGGCGTCGCGCTGGTCACCGCCTCCACCTACGGCCACGACGTGACCCGTACCGTGCGCGCCACCGACGCGGGTACCACCACCACGGTGCGGGCCTCGCTGCTGCGCGCCCCGCGCTTCCCCGACCCGCACACCGACCAGGGCCGGCACCGGTTCCGGCACGCCCTGGTGCCGGGCGCCACCATCGCCGACGCGGTCCGCGAGGGCCACCTGGTCAACCTGCCCGAGCGCCGGCTGCCCGGCGCCGGACCGGTCGCGCCGCTGGTCGAACTGGCCGGCGAGGAGGCGGTGCTGAGCGCGGTGAAGCTGGCCGACGACGGCAGCGGCGACCTGGTGGTGCGGCTCTACCAGGCGACCGGCGCGCGCACCCGCACCACCCTGCGCACCGACCTGCCGGTGCGCCGGGTGCACGCCTGCGACCTGCTGGAGCGCCCGCTGGCCGACGGCCACCCCGAACTCGGCGACGGTGAGCTGGAGTTGGTGCTGCGCCCGTTCCAGCTGGTCACCCTGCGCATGGTGCTCTAG
- a CDS encoding glutamate ABC transporter substrate-binding protein: protein MGSVRRALAVTTAVLVVAGAAGCSQGATHGPPPVGQGRPAPSAAPTPAQAAADPGNCDTHASPYRPSQAGGPTVDAIKARGYLIAGIDLNDYEWGFLGPDGRPQGFDVDIVNAIAQSLFGRADPQTVHYVPVDDDQRIPRLRSTDPQQHVDLVVHTMTVTCQRQQQVAFSTVYYQAGQRVLVPKAGNRSDESGPDALKGKRVCTAVGSTSADLLAADARLPEGQQRFPGAVVHTEQNELDCLARDLQQHRADAVLTDDAIAYGLAAQDPETMVVGAALTEEPYAVAMPSTSKDLVAWVNQVLEDYRSSGQWKHSYETWLLRYLPAGQPEPTPPPAVYAP, encoded by the coding sequence ATGGGGTCAGTTCGGCGGGCACTGGCGGTGACCACGGCGGTGCTGGTGGTGGCGGGGGCCGCCGGGTGCTCGCAGGGGGCGACGCACGGCCCGCCGCCGGTGGGCCAGGGCCGGCCCGCGCCGAGCGCGGCCCCGACGCCGGCGCAGGCGGCCGCGGATCCGGGGAACTGCGACACCCACGCCAGCCCCTACCGCCCCTCGCAGGCCGGCGGGCCGACCGTCGACGCGATCAAGGCGCGCGGCTACCTGATCGCCGGCATCGACCTCAACGACTACGAGTGGGGATTCCTCGGGCCGGACGGTCGGCCGCAGGGCTTCGACGTGGACATCGTGAACGCGATCGCCCAGTCGCTCTTCGGGCGGGCCGACCCGCAGACGGTGCACTACGTGCCGGTCGACGACGACCAGCGAATACCCCGCCTGCGCTCGACCGATCCGCAGCAGCACGTGGACCTGGTGGTGCACACCATGACGGTCACCTGCCAGCGGCAGCAGCAGGTGGCGTTCTCCACCGTCTACTACCAGGCGGGCCAGCGGGTGCTGGTGCCCAAGGCCGGCAACCGCTCCGACGAGAGCGGGCCCGATGCGCTCAAGGGCAAGCGGGTCTGCACGGCCGTCGGCTCCACCTCGGCCGACCTGCTCGCCGCGGACGCCCGGCTGCCGGAGGGCCAGCAGCGCTTCCCGGGGGCCGTGGTGCACACGGAGCAGAACGAACTGGACTGCCTGGCCCGCGACCTGCAGCAGCACCGGGCGGACGCGGTCCTGACCGACGACGCGATCGCCTACGGCCTGGCCGCCCAGGACCCGGAGACCATGGTGGTCGGCGCCGCGCTGACCGAGGAGCCGTACGCCGTCGCCATGCCGAGCACCTCCAAGGACCTGGTCGCCTGGGTCAACCAGGTCCTGGAGGACTACCGGAGCAGCGGCCAGTGGAAGCACAGCTACGAGACCTGGCTGCTGCGCTACCTGCCCGCCGGCCAGCCGGAGCCGACGCCCCCGCCGGCCGTCTACGCCCCCTAG
- a CDS encoding class I SAM-dependent methyltransferase produces MAQPRRGNVGPESGPDTESEGAAQPQHYFSADPAVESARTSIEISARGVTLELQTDVGVFSAGKLDKGTRILLQHVPPPPNRGRYLDLGCGYGPIATTMAATRRRAEVWAVDINNRALELVRDNSARAGLKNVKACRPEEVPQGLEFDFIYSNPPIRIGKAALHELLLKWLPRLTPDGAAFMVVQRNLGSDSLAKWLNEQGFPTERLISREGFRILRTTRPREAVGSDPEASAAPEAPSAPEKTAG; encoded by the coding sequence ATGGCGCAGCCGAGGCGGGGGAATGTCGGTCCGGAATCCGGGCCCGATACCGAATCCGAAGGTGCCGCACAACCGCAGCACTATTTCTCGGCCGACCCCGCCGTGGAGAGCGCCCGGACCAGCATCGAGATCTCGGCCCGCGGCGTCACCCTGGAACTCCAGACCGACGTCGGCGTGTTCTCCGCCGGAAAGCTGGACAAGGGCACCCGCATCCTGCTGCAGCACGTCCCGCCGCCGCCGAACCGCGGCCGCTATCTGGACCTCGGCTGCGGCTACGGCCCGATCGCCACGACGATGGCGGCGACCCGGCGACGCGCCGAGGTGTGGGCCGTGGACATCAACAACCGGGCCCTGGAACTGGTTCGCGACAACAGCGCGCGGGCCGGCCTGAAAAACGTCAAGGCCTGCCGCCCGGAAGAAGTTCCGCAGGGCCTGGAGTTCGACTTCATCTACTCGAACCCGCCCATTCGGATCGGCAAGGCGGCACTCCACGAGCTGCTGCTGAAATGGCTGCCGCGATTGACCCCCGACGGGGCCGCCTTCATGGTGGTCCAGCGCAATCTGGGCTCGGATTCCCTCGCCAAGTGGCTGAACGAACAGGGATTCCCGACCGAGCGCCTCATCTCGCGCGAGGGCTTCCGCATCCTGCGGACCACCCGCCCCCGCGAGGCCGTCGGCTCCGACCCCGAGGCCTCCGCAGCCCCCGAGGCCCCCTCGGCCCCCGAGAAGACCGCCGGCTGA